A stretch of Ligilactobacillus faecis DNA encodes these proteins:
- a CDS encoding CPBP family glutamic-type intramembrane protease — protein MENEWTASRRIYWGLVFFVGYFFFSMFFYDETLYFKTGFTLIMALFALIVAIKADRNERYLDNSVEKFNKRVFICYITLWGFLSIFIILNIIAVSQTKYALISALMSLASSIFEESIGRGLFLSGFIKFFDYRDSAYVLTKATTFSTLLYSGIYLLNIIFVAPQIIFQQAICLILIGIILGVFRIRTNSLWVPIVIHFILSWGSLGLIVDQSLLNWLLLALLYLPLALFSLFYLRRLDQKNTAVSR, from the coding sequence ATGGAAAATGAATGGACAGCAAGTAGGAGAATTTATTGGGGGCTTGTTTTTTTCGTAGGCTATTTCTTTTTCAGCATGTTTTTTTATGATGAAACTTTATATTTCAAGACAGGGTTCACTTTAATAATGGCACTTTTTGCTTTGATTGTAGCAATAAAAGCTGATAGAAATGAGAGATACTTAGATAATTCAGTCGAAAAATTCAATAAAAGGGTATTTATCTGCTATATTACACTTTGGGGATTCTTAAGTATTTTTATCATTTTAAATATCATAGCCGTTTCGCAAACGAAATATGCTCTTATTAGTGCTTTAATGAGTTTGGCATCGAGTATTTTTGAAGAATCCATAGGTCGTGGCCTTTTTTTGAGTGGTTTTATAAAGTTTTTTGATTATCGAGATTCAGCATACGTTTTGACGAAAGCTACGACCTTTTCAACCTTACTTTACAGTGGAATCTATTTACTTAACATTATTTTTGTCGCCCCCCAGATCATTTTTCAACAAGCCATTTGTTTGATACTAATTGGTATCATTTTGGGTGTGTTTAGAATTAGAACGAATAGTTTATGGGTCCCAATAGTCATTCATTTTATTTTGAGCTGGGGTTCACTTGGATTGATCGTTGATCAGAGTCTACTCAATTGGCTTTTACTCGCATTACTTTACTTACCGCTGGCATTGTTTAGTTTATTTTATCTACGAAGACTTGATCAAAAAAATACTGCAGTTTCGAGATGA